CACATGCTTCTTTTTAAGACCAAGAAGCAACACAAGGGAAactttaggggaaaaaaaagttgaacattgagaaagaaatgtaatattACAGAGCTGGAGGAAAACTGGATGGACAGAGAGGTCTGGGTAATTAGCCTGAGAGTGCTAGAAAGATGTTGAAAACTATTTGTCAAATGGAAACAtatgtaaatgaaagaaaagttctttTTTAGTTTGTGTAATTCATAAATATaattatgctttttctttgcaatagCATTTGGTGCAGGAATTGGTTTGAAGTACGAAAAATCCTATCTTGAAAAGAATAACATTCAATCACGTGATTATTTGTTTGCAGCACTGGATTACCCCAATGCCTTCTAattgtttcttaattttattttaacttcagctGATCCCACAGTTAAGGACTTAATTGGAGGCTTTACTGCTCTGCATTACGCAGCCATGCACGGCCGAGCGAGGATCGCGCGCTTGATGTTGGAATCGGAATATAGGAGTGACATTATTAATGCAAAAAGCAACGACGGTTGGACTCCCCTCCATGTAGCAGCCCACTACGGCAGAGACTCGTTTGTCCGGCTCCTGTTGGAGTTCAAGGCTGAGGTTGATCCGCTCAGTGATAAAGGTACAACCCCGCTTCAGCTGGCCATTATCCGCGAGAGGTCAAGCTGCGTGAAAATCCTGCTGGATCACAATGCCAACATCGACATTCAGAATGGTTTCCTGTTACGCTACGCTGTGATCAAAAGCAATCACTCGTACTGCCGAATGTTCCTTCAGCGAGGGGCGGACACAAACTTGGGGCGCTTGGAGGACGGACAGACACCCTTACACTTGTCTGCTCTTAGAGATGATGTGCTTTGTGCACAAATGTTGTATAATTACGGAGCAGACACTAACACAAGGAACTATGAAGGACAGACCCCACTGGCTGTTTCAATAAGTATTTCTGGAAGTAGCCGACCCTGTCTGGATTTCTTACAAGAAGTGACAAGTATGTATGTAAGAAAAGTTAATCACTGGGCATGGTGTCCTCTAAAAGCCTTCTTTGAATTTAGCCCCGGGAAAAATGCTTTCTCTCTGCCCCTTGATGCTATTGAAACGCACTATAAAGTTTCTGGGAAGGTGAAGGGATTCTGATACTGGGAATCTCGTACTTGGCAAAGGTGTCGATGTGAAGTATATTTCATTTGAACTGATTTTGTTTACGTATCAACAGGAAGCAttaagtggttttttttttttgttctttttttgtttgtttgttttttaaagaaaaaacaactgtaaaacCTAGTTTTATTTATGACCTTAGTGTAGGATGTTTCCTGCGTGTTGGCTTTTATGGGGGTCTTCTGCTGGGTTAGCATGCTGTGAACGCTTGGCAGTCACTGGCTTTGTCCTCTGGCAGCACAACGCAGGGAAGAgctttgctgcatttttctttcctgcattcCCTCTCACCTCcagcaaacaacaaaatgctGCAGCTTATCCCTGTGTGCTGAGGGGGATTCGTGTGCTGTGTGTGGCTTTGATTTTGTTGCCATCTCCAAAAGATGGAAGTTTTGAACTCATCGTTACTTCTGATGCTTAAACTGAGAGTGTTCGTGTCAGTTTTGCCTATTGGGTTTTGGTGCTAGACTTCTGCAAGCTTTCTTACTCTTCCATTCATCATGTAATGTTGTAATAGTGTGTTTTATAACTATAGTATTACCTGAAAGCACTTAGGAATTGCTTATAAGCAATTAGCAGTTTACTAACTCAAACATGATGGCTTGATAAATTATCATCTGGGTAGGGTGATCTTTACACTATTGGGAAGTGTGGGGCATTTCAcacatcctttttatttttccctatggttcctcttatttctttctttatgtgGTGGTTTTGGTTGAGAACTGAACGCCCCGTGTTTTCTGAAGGTCAGTGTGGGCTGGGGTGAATCAGCTGAGATCTGTTCCCAGTAAGTGATACAGAAGCGTTTGGAGTTTCATTTTAGTCTTcctgatgtgctgctgtttttgcaTCTACCTTGAAATACGAAGAGAAATTTTTGGAAAAGTGGAAGTTGACAAAACAGAATAGTCACTTCTATTCCTTGTTACTTTACTTGACCCCTTTTCATAtgcatttcttcatgcttttgcTTCTGGGAGCCTCTCGCTATATAGGAGCACAGACGGGGTTGTTAGTAGAAGATAGAATATCCAGATTTGCTTTTCTcgctttaaaaaaatataaatgaatgttAATAATAACTCTTAGAAGGTAGCCATAAGCACAGAATTTTAGATctacttcagtttttccttgTTGCTCCCAAAGCTGGGAATCAGCTTCAGCTGAGGTTGCAGACTCTGTACCTTAAGGGTTTACGTTCTCATTTTAAGACGTTAAGGGTTTACGTTCTCATTTCATTGAAGTGAGACTAAGTTCTGctacaaggcagaaaaaaaaagaaaagcagcttaatTTTGTGGCCGGCGTAACAGCCCTGGAACTCTTCCAATTTTGTGCTGATGGAGGGAGATCTGGGAAAGCAGGGAGGACGAGCGCTGACAAAAACACTTCAGCTTTGTGCTTCTGAGTAAAATGATTATGAATATGTGTTTACAAACAGCGATAAACAGACCGCGCTGCCCTTATTATAAATCTCCAAACACTGTCTTCCACTGTTTTCATGAATAATCACTGCAATAAGATGGTgtaggagagagaaaataagtaGAAAGGGGTTGGGGCTTTGGAGAAACGTTCCCAATTAGATCAGCCCGCATGCAGGGAATTGCCGAGCTCTGGCCCTGCAGCACTTGGGGAAGAATCTTGTTTCTCCATCCATTGCAATATGTAtttactcaggaaaaaaatattacagattttATAGCATTTGGGCAGAGTTCATGCTGTAACTTTCTTG
The window above is part of the Coturnix japonica isolate 7356 chromosome 10, Coturnix japonica 2.1, whole genome shotgun sequence genome. Proteins encoded here:
- the ASB7 gene encoding ankyrin repeat and SOCS box protein 7; this translates as MLHHHCRRNPELQEELQIQAAVAAGDVHTVRKMLEQGYSPNGRDANGWTLLHFSAARGKERCVRVFLEHGADPTVKDLIGGFTALHYAAMHGRARIARLMLESEYRSDIINAKSNDGWTPLHVAAHYGRDSFVRLLLEFKAEVDPLSDKGTTPLQLAIIRERSSCVKILLDHNANIDIQNGFLLRYAVIKSNHSYCRMFLQRGADTNLGRLEDGQTPLHLSALRDDVLCAQMLYNYGADTNTRNYEGQTPLAVSISISGSSRPCLDFLQEVTRQPRNLQDLCRIKIRQCIGLQNLKLLDELPIAKVMKDYLKHKFDDI